The genomic region CAGTAGGATTGGGGCTTTTTCGTGGGGCGGCCAGAACGCGCTATTTTTGCAGGACAATCAGCGCATTGCTGGTCCTTCTTGTCTGTCCTTTTTGTCTTTACTGTTGAGTTTTCTGTATTCTGTTGCCATTTATCTGTACGGCTTGCTGCTGCGACTGGTGGCTCCTTTTGTGCCCAAGGCGGCGCAGTGGGTAGGTGGCCGTAAGGGCTGGCGAGTCCGCTTACGCGAAGCGCTCCGGCACGAAACGGCCCCGCTGGCGTGGTTTCACTGTGCTTCGCTGGGCGAGTTTGAGCAGGGCCGACCACTGATGGAGGCCTATGCCCGCCAGTACCCCACGCACAAAATCGTGCTCACGTTTTTCTCGCCCTCGGGCTACGAGGTCCGCAAAAACTGGCCTGGCGCGGCCTACATCCTGTATCTGCCGCTGGACACGGCGGCCAACGCCCGCGCCTTTCTGGACCTGGTACGGCCCCGGCTGGCGGTATTCGTGAAGTACGAGTTCTGGCACCACTTCCTGCGGGAATTGCAGCGCCGCCAGGTTCCTACCCTCTGCGTGTCGGCTATTTTCCGACCTGAGCAGGTCTTTTTTAAGCCCTGGGGCAGCTTCTTCCGTGCTATCCTGAGTCGGTTCACGCACATTTTCACGCAGAACGATGCCTCGGTGGAGCTGCTCCGCCAGGCCGGCATTCGGCAGGCCAGCGTGGCCGGCGACACGCGCTTTGATACGGTAGCGCGCACGGCGGCGCAGCCACCTGTTTCCCTACCCCTGGTAGAGGCTTTCCAGGCCGATGGGGTGCCGGTGATGATTGTGGGGAGCAGTTGGCCAGAGGACCTGCCTACCCTCACCCCCTTATTCCAGCAGTACCATCAGGAACTGCGCTTCATTGTGGCGCCGCACGAAATTGGGGAGGCTAATCTGCGGCAGGTGGAGGCGGCGCTACCCGGCCAAGTGGTGCGTTACTCCACTGCCACCCCAACCACCGTGGCACAGGCCCACGTGCTGCTCATCGACAACGTGGGGCTGCTTTCCCAACTGTACCGCTTTGGGCACTTTGCTTACGTGGGCGGGGCCTTTGGCAAGGGCCTGCACAATACGCTGGAAGCAGCGGCGTTTGGCTTACCGGTGTTTTTCGGGCCTACCTACCACAAGTTTCAGGAGGCCGTGGAACTGGTAGCGCTGGGTGGCGCATTTCCGGTGCACTCGGCACAGGAGCTGGAAACGGCCCTACTCCCCCTGCTCCGCAACGAACCGACCCGCCTGCTCGTGCAAGACCTCAATATGGACTATGTTTTTCAACATGCCGGCGCCACCCAGCGCATCATGGCGTGGCTCGATGATAAAGTCGATGTGAAATAAACTGTCATCCTGAGCGGAGCGAAGGACCTTCTCACACTAGCACGAGTCGTTGTTACGTCAGTCGTTCTACTGTGAGAAGGTCCTTCGCTCCGCTCAGGATGACAGTTCACAAATTCAATACTCACAAATTCACTATCTCATGGTAGGTATTGTTGTTAAATCGACGGGCTCGTGGTACGTGGTGCGCGACGCGGAGGCGGGCGCGCTGCACCGCTGCCGGCTGCGGGGTAAATTCAAGCAGAAAGGGCTAAAGGTGAGCAACCCGTTGGCCGTGGGCGACCAGGTGGAATTTACGGTGGAGGAGCAGACCGAGGGGGCAGGCGTGATTCACCACATCGAGCCGCGCCGCAACTACATCATCCGACGCTCGGTTCACAAAACGGAACATTCTCACATTGTAGCCGCCAACCTCGACCAGGCGCTGCTGGTGGTTACGCTGGTGTCGCCGGCCACGTCGTTCGGGTTTATCGACCGATTTCTGGTCACGGCTGAGGCATACAGCATCCCCGTCACGCTTATTTTCAACAAGGCTGACTTGCACGACGAGGACCTGGCCGACTACCAGCAGCAAATTGCCAAAATGTACCAGCGCGTGGGCTACCCTAGCCTGCTCACCTCGGCCCAAAGCGGGGTAGGCGTAGCGGAGGTAGACGCCTTGCTCGATAGCAAAACCACCTTGCTTTCAGGCCACTCTGGGGTAGGAAAGAGCACGCTTATCAATGCCTTGGTACCCGATCTGGACCTGAAAACAGCCGAAATCAGCCAGTTT from Hymenobacter aerilatus harbors:
- the rsgA gene encoding ribosome small subunit-dependent GTPase A encodes the protein MVGIVVKSTGSWYVVRDAEAGALHRCRLRGKFKQKGLKVSNPLAVGDQVEFTVEEQTEGAGVIHHIEPRRNYIIRRSVHKTEHSHIVAANLDQALLVVTLVSPATSFGFIDRFLVTAEAYSIPVTLIFNKADLHDEDLADYQQQIAKMYQRVGYPSLLTSAQSGVGVAEVDALLDSKTTLLSGHSGVGKSTLINALVPDLDLKTAEISQFSDKGVHTTTYAEMLEVRPGTYLIDTPGIKELGLVDVQPGELAHFFPEMRALLNQCRYHNCRHVQEPGCAVIEAVEKGRIALPRYDSYLSMLHDEDNRH
- a CDS encoding 3-deoxy-D-manno-octulosonic acid transferase, translated to MSLLLSFLYSVAIYLYGLLLRLVAPFVPKAAQWVGGRKGWRVRLREALRHETAPLAWFHCASLGEFEQGRPLMEAYARQYPTHKIVLTFFSPSGYEVRKNWPGAAYILYLPLDTAANARAFLDLVRPRLAVFVKYEFWHHFLRELQRRQVPTLCVSAIFRPEQVFFKPWGSFFRAILSRFTHIFTQNDASVELLRQAGIRQASVAGDTRFDTVARTAAQPPVSLPLVEAFQADGVPVMIVGSSWPEDLPTLTPLFQQYHQELRFIVAPHEIGEANLRQVEAALPGQVVRYSTATPTTVAQAHVLLIDNVGLLSQLYRFGHFAYVGGAFGKGLHNTLEAAAFGLPVFFGPTYHKFQEAVELVALGGAFPVHSAQELETALLPLLRNEPTRLLVQDLNMDYVFQHAGATQRIMAWLDDKVDVK